TAGTAACAAAAGAGATGCTTAATGCTTTTGATGTCGATAAAATCGATTTAATAGCACTACTATGGCAGACAGGATATTTGACTTTTGAAAAGATGGAACAATTTGATAGTGGGATAGAATACACAATGAAAATCCCTAACTTAGAAATCAAAAATTCCCTAAATAATTTGTTTCTATCTTACCTTACTGGGGCAGATATTTGGTTACCTAAAAAATCAGAAATACATAATATTATATCAAAAAAAGACATCGATTCATTTATTTCAAGCTTAAAATCTCTGTTTTCAACCATACCTTATAATAATTATGTAAAAAATGAAATTGCTAACTACGAGGGCTATTATTCATCGGTAATTTATACTTTTCTATCTAGCCTTGGTTACGATACTGTGGCTGAGGATGTTACAAATAGAGGTCGAATAGACCTAACCTTAAAAACAAAATCAGCCATATTTATATTTGAGTTTAAAGTAGATTTAAAAGAAGAAGCCATAAAACAGATTAAAGATAGAAAATACTATGAAAAATATCAAGTTGAAAATAAAGATATATACATAATTGGAATAAACTTTGATTCGGAATCAAAGAATATTTTAGAATATAAATGGGAGAAGATCTAAATTTTTAGCCATAAACAATCAGCAAAGATTAGTCGGTTAATGTCAGAGTAAAAATGAGTATGTTTTAAGTATTCCAAAATGGCTCCTGAGCTACACTACAGATTTGTACTTATCCAACAGACAATAATCAGTTAGTTATACCGATTGCAAAATAGGTATTATAGGACTATACTCGTTAATAGTTGTAAATAAACAGGAGTGTAGTCATGATTAATAAATTATTATCAACATACAAAAGACTTTTAAAGCATACAAATTTTAATCATCATAGATATATTTATAAAGTATTTAATACAAATAATAGGCTAACAGGTTTAATTGGTCCAAGAGGAACTGGAAAAACAACTTTATTACTCCAATACATCAAAGAAAATTTAAAAATTGACGAATGTATTTATACTTCATTAGATAATATCTATTTCTCTCAAAATAATTTAATTGAATTTGTAAATGAACTATATGATGTATATGGAGTTAGATACTTTTTCTTTGACGAAACTCATAAATATCCTAACTGGAATCAAGAATTAAAAAACATTTATGATTCCTACCCAGATGTAAAAATTGTATTTTCAGGTAGTTCTAGTCTAGACCTAATAAAAGGTTCCTATGATTTATCTAGAAGAGGAGTAATATATAGAATTGGAGGAATGTCTTTCCGTGAATATTTATTATTTAATAATATCGTAAATATAGAACCAATAACTTTAGAAGAACTACTTTCAAACAAGAATAAATATGAATCAGAAATTGGATCTATACCAAAAATTCTAGGTTATTTTAAAGAGTATATAGGGTCAGGCTACTATCCATTTATTTTAGAAGATACATTATCCTATAGTCAAAAGATTCAAAGAGTAATTGAAAAAACTATATATGAAGACATATCTAATCATTATAGATTAAAAACTGAAAATCTAATAAATTTTAAAAGAATAATATCTTATATGGCAACAATTCCTCCAGGAGAACTAAATAAAAATAATATAGCCAAAAATATAGGATTGGATAATAAAACAGTTCAAAATTATTTAGAAATATTACAAGAAACAGGACTAATTGAATTAATATTAAAAAATAAAGCAGGTAGTAATATTTTAAAGAAAACAGAAAAAATATTCTTAGACAATACAGATTTATATAAATCTGTAAGTGAAGAAATTGGATTTGAGACACCAATTGGAACTCTAAGAGAGATTTACTTTATCAAAATGATCCTAAATTCCGATAATAAACTTCATTATAGTCAAATTGGAGACTACACCATAGGTAATATAAATTTTGAAATTGGTGGTAAAAATAAATCTTTAAAACAAATAAAAGATAATTTAGAAAACTCATTTCTAGTTAAAGATGATATTTTAACTGGGAGTAAATATGAGATACCATTATATCTATTTGGATTTTTATATTAACAACAGGTCTAATGACAGAGTTAATATTTAACTCATTTTGTACATTTAATATAGAATTAAAATATTAGGCCCAAGACAATCGGGGAAAACAACAATTTCAAAGAAATTATATATAAGTTAAAACCATTTCACAAGAACTATAATAAAAGGATTGTTAAAAATCCAAAAATCTATTTCACTGATACTGGACTGGTTTGTAGTCTTCTTGGGATTAGGAAAAAAGAAGATATAGATTATCATTTTCTAAAAAGAAGTCTATTTGAAACATTTATTGTGAATGAATTTATAAAATCTAGCTTCAACTGTGGTGAAAATTACGACCTTTATTTCTGGAGAGATAACCACAATAAAAAAGTTGATTTAATATTAGATCTAGGAATAGAACAGTATGCTTTTGAAATAAAGTATATTTTTCTAATTTATGGTGGTAATGAAAATTATCTAAGAAATAAATTTAATGTATTATCTTGGGATAATATTTATGATGGACTTATTAAAAATATTATATGTAAGATTAATGAACCAGATTTAATCTATTTATCAGCATTAGCAGCTATGTTGCAAAGTCTTGTATAATAGAATAATATTCCTATATAGCATTAAAAGTCTTTTACAAAAGACATTTATGATATGGAGAGGTTAAAATGTTAATAAAGAAGAAATTATTTACATCAACTTTGAATGGCTAGAACATGAAGAATTAAAGGATTATAAATCACTTAACCAATATATAGAAAATAAGAAAATCCCAGGGAAAATAAACTATATCTTTTTAGATGAAGTCCAGGAAGTCCTAGGTTTTGAAAAAGTTGTAAACTCATTAAATTCTAAGCTTTTATCAGGAGAACTTGCCACATATTTAACATGGCGTTTTTATACTATAGAAGTTCTTCCTCTATCATTTAAGGAAATGTTACACCATGTAAATAGTAAAGATGATCTATTTAATAATTATATACGTTTGGGAGGAATGCCTGGTAGACTTCAATTTGATGATGAAAGAACAGAAAAAAATAATCTTATGGATATGTATAACTCTATACTTCTTAAAGTCGAAGCAGCGAAAAGTACATACCTTATCCACGGGGTATGAAATTTATGTTGGAAAATTAGATAATAAAGAAGTCGATTTTGTTGTTATTGATGGTAATAACAAATTTTATATCCAAGTAACATACTTGCTATCAGAACAATCTACTATTGATAGAGAATTTTCAGTCCTTGAACAGATAAATGATAACTATACAAAAATTGTTATTTCAATGGATACAGTAAATAGAAGTAGAAATGGAATTATTCATAAAAATATAAAAGACTTTTTATTAGAAGAATAAATAATTAATGTTGACCACCTATTTAGGTGGTCTTTTTTACTGAATATAGTCTGCTATTTGGGATCCAAGAACACCTAGTGTTGCAATTGTTGTTAACCATGCTGCATACTCGTTGGGTTTTAAAAATGGGTTGTGTTTTTTATTTGCATAACGTGTAAACTGGAAAAGGTCGTAAACTTTTACACTTCCGTCTTCGCTTCTTATCTCTATATCCCTAAAACTAGCATAGTTAGTAGTTTTTCCACTAATAATAGATGCTAGGGTTGTTAGGCTCATGGCGTCTAATATTTGTGCCTGTTTAACTTCCCCTAAAAGGTATACTCTAAATTTACCCGGGGCTGCAATTATAACATTTACAATAGAACCTGGGTAGGCGTCTAATATAGTCTGTTCAGACTTTCCACCAACAAAGAAAGTAATATCATAAACATCCCCTGGGGTTGCAAGGTAGTCCGGGTATTGGTTTGCTATTATTATAGCAGTGCTAGATGCCGCCTTATTTATAGACTCTGTACTATTTACGTTAGATTGACTAAAAACAGTTAAACTTATAAATATAAGGATAGATAAAATTAAACGAAGTAAAAACCATTTTTCCAGGTTATATATTTTTAAAAACTAAAGAAAACATAGATAATGTAACTCTGCAATTATTAAAAGATACAAAAAATGTTGTTAAAATATTAAACTCCTACAAGGACCCTATACCACTTTGCTGCAACCAGTTAGACTTAATTAAACCTCTGTTAAATCCTAACTTTAAAGCTGAACTATCAAATGTTAATTTTAATAAGGATGATAAGATTGTAGTAATAAATGGTCCTCTTAAGGAGTTAGAGGGTCAAATTATTAAGGTAGATAAAAGGAAGCAGAGGGTTACTGTACAAATAGAGATGTATAACAAGGTTCATAAAATTAATTTCTCCTACATTGATATAAGTAAATAAAGTTCTCAGGATATGCTGATGCGTTACTTGACCTCGAAAAAAGTATAAGGGATAATAAATAATCCAGTATTTACTAGAGGTTTTTTATATGTCAAAAGTAAAAATCAAGCAAGTTTCCTTAAATTTGATTTATGATTATCCCGTGTATTGGTCAAAGTACAAAGTCCTAAGGGACTTTATACAAAACTTTTATGACTCTGTTCCTAACCATGAGTTCCACCAAAGATTCAATTTTAATCTAGAAGATGATAAACTTGTAATGTCCATAAAAAATATAGGTTTTAATTATGAATGGTTAATGCACATAGGAGCATCCACTAAGAGGGAATCAGAAAAAAAACATGCTGGCTATTTTGGAGAGGGATTTAAAATCGCCTCTTTATGTGCCTAAAGGGACCATAATTGGGATATTTCTATAGAGTCAAAAGAATGGCTGTTAAAAGTAACAACAGAGCATTTGCAAATAGATAACAAATACATGAAGACCTTAGCATACGATATTTATGAAAGGAATAATGGTAAAAATGATACTATTCTTGAAATTAATAATTTTTTTGAAGCAGATATAGAAATCTTTTATGCGGCTCTTTATACATTTTATTATAAAAAAATCCTTTATTTGCTGAGTGCCTCTTCGAAAATGAAAATGTAGCAGTTTTTAGACGCTCTAAAATGGAAAAACCCAATGGTTATCCATCTATATCAAAAGATAATGGAGAAGGGATTACCTTTGGCTCATTTCAGGCTTTAGGATCACTAAAAATCCCGTTTATATTTTGTGATCATAGTTA
Above is a genomic segment from Thiospirochaeta perfilievii containing:
- a CDS encoding ATP-binding protein, with amino-acid sequence MMKEQKKIILWICITLYFLKSKQRKVHTLSTGYEIYVGKLDNKEVDFVVIDGNNKFYIQVTYLLSEQSTIDREFSVLEQINDNYTKIVISMDTVNRSRNGIIHKNIKDFLLEE
- a CDS encoding KOW motif-containing protein, translating into MFPGYIFLKTKENIDNVTLQLLKDTKNVVKILNSYKDPIPLCCNQLDLIKPLLNPNFKAELSNVNFNKDDKIVVINGPLKELEGQIIKVDKRKQRVTVQIEMYNKVHKINFSYIDISK
- a CDS encoding ATP-binding protein; the encoded protein is MINKLLSTYKRLLKHTNFNHHRYIYKVFNTNNRLTGLIGPRGTGKTTLLLQYIKENLKIDECIYTSLDNIYFSQNNLIEFVNELYDVYGVRYFFFDETHKYPNWNQELKNIYDSYPDVKIVFSGSSSLDLIKGSYDLSRRGVIYRIGGMSFREYLLFNNIVNIEPITLEELLSNKNKYESEIGSIPKILGYFKEYIGSGYYPFILEDTLSYSQKIQRVIEKTIYEDISNHYRLKTENLINFKRIISYMATIPPGELNKNNIAKNIGLDNKTVQNYLEILQETGLIELILKNKAGSNILKKTEKIFLDNTDLYKSVSEEIGFETPIGTLREIYFIKMILNSDNKLHYSQIGDYTIGNINFEIGGKNKSLKQIKDNLENSFLVKDDILTGSKYEIPLYLFGFLY
- a CDS encoding AAA family ATPase, giving the protein MIYINFEWLEHEELKDYKSLNQYIENKKIPGKINYIFLDEVQEVLGFEKVVNSLNSKLLSGELATYLTWRFYTIEVLPLSFKEMLHHVNSKDDLFNNYIRLGGMPGRLQFDDERTEKNNLMDMYNSILLKVEAAKSTYLIHGV
- a CDS encoding DUF4143 domain-containing protein; translated protein: MYKLKPFHKNYNKRIVKNPKIYFTDTGLVCSLLGIRKKEDIDYHFLKRSLFETFIVNEFIKSSFNCGENYDLYFWRDNHNKKVDLILDLGIEQYAFEIKYIFLIYGGNENYLRNKFNVLSWDNIYDGLIKNIICKINEPDLIYLSALAAMLQSLV